In Crassostrea angulata isolate pt1a10 chromosome 6, ASM2561291v2, whole genome shotgun sequence, a genomic segment contains:
- the LOC128187987 gene encoding protein draper-like — protein MMIYSCVLTVFLVPVLSKDGGCHVNDWPHSCQANFIVGAQRCEPCESGRYGCNCSDSCPDNTYGSGCYQVCNCSDEEFCDHVNGCTKNRTTVSKKSTGRLPIESSSVTPYKEGVYVTSSRQLLGGNPLMNLTMSLVVSSVIVIVSSTLFVCILIRVSICYYKRKYSKLLNQLQSNEIRAEDTNIYSDYDYTDYRGTPSSNPLHTEKNIYDQSNRVSYDILVLRNQSSTVNIYDSDCNSDIIPPCSKPVYESLPINHAKKDLEFELEPECLLNLFKEEEKDVSPCHLSNLDNVQSEFISETKL, from the exons GCCACATTCGTGCCAAGCCAACTTTATAGTAGGAGCTCAGAGATGTGAAC caTGCGAGTCAGGTCGTTACGGTTGTAATTGTTCAGACTCCTGTCCAGATAATACATATGGATCAGGATGTTACCAAGTTTGTAACTGCTCTGATGAGGAATTCTGTGATCATGTTAATGGCTGTACAAAGAACAGAACTACAGTTTCAAAAAAATCTACAG GTAGACTCCCAATTGAATCTTCTTCTGTTACTCCATACAAAGAAGGTGTATACGTGACATCATCAAGACAACTGTTAGGTGGAAATCCTTTAATGAACCTAACAATGTCCCTGGTAGTTTCATCCGTTATTGTAATTGTCTCTAGTACattgtttgtttgtattttaatcaG AGTAAGCATATGCTACTACAAGCGTAAATATA gtAAATTATTAAATCAGTTGCAATCCAACGAAATTAGAGCTGAAGACACGAACATATATTCTGACTACGATTACACTGATTATAGAGGAACTCCAAGTAGCAATCCTCTCCATACTGAAAAGAACATATATGACCAGTCTAACAGAGTGAGTTACGATATTCTCGTCCTAAGGAATCAGTCATCGACAGTAAATATCTATGACTCAGATTGCAATTCTGATATTATACCACCGTGTTCAAAGCCAGTTTACGAATCTTTGCCTATCAATCATGCAAAAAAGGATTTGGAGTTTGAATTAGAGCCAGAGTGTCTGTTGAATCTCTTCAAAGAGGAAGAGAAGGACGTGTCCCCTTGTCACTTATCAAATCTGGATAATGTGCAATCTGAGTTCATTAGTGAAACAAAACTTTAG